From a single Populus nigra chromosome 18, ddPopNigr1.1, whole genome shotgun sequence genomic region:
- the LOC133678752 gene encoding ABC transporter A family member 7-like, translated as MADSDASPHTAAFWIQADALLRKNLTYQKRNISANCRLISFPFVLCILLIITQTLVDNQISKDSNVCGCQCIDTNGDGTCERVCGLQYSDVDQAPSCSVPSPPKWPPLLQVPGPQYRAVRSASDSLSDFPDESCRQNGSCPVSLLITGTNMAFGRSLAEMMFAAPSILNSTNSVLGSNSEPQQDNFLDPAFAEGSLYNIQSQCTPPSTFNVSVPLLPDASFQNVTTCVRSISLWRNSSSEINDQIYRGYEKGNAERTYNEILGAYDFLNSDANNFNVNVWYNATYKDSSDGETYLVRLPRAVNLVSNAYLQSLGSGAKMILDFVKEMPKTSTKLKLDIASLLGTLFFTWVVIQLFPVVLTALVYEKQQKLRIMMKMHGLGDGPYWMISYMYFLAISALYMFVFVAFGSLVGLKFFTLNDYFIQFVFYFLYINLQISLAFLVSAFFSNVKTATVVGYICVFGTGLLGGFLFQSFVEDASFPKGWIIFMELYPGFALYRGLYEFAEYSLQGNSMGTDGMKWGNLSDSENGMSDVMIIMLLEWLAVLCIAYYVDQIFASGSGKNPKYLLQKFRKKRPSSFRKPSLGRQASKVFVDMDKPDVIQEREKVEQILLEPTTTHSIVCDNLRKVYPGRDGNPEKLAVRGLSLAIPRGECFGMLGPNGAGKTSFISMMIGLTTPSTGTAYVEGLDIRTQMDWVYTSMGVCPQHDLLWETLTGREHLLFYGRLKNLKGAALKRAVEDSLKSVNLFNGGVADKQAGKYSGGMKRRLSVAISLIGDPKVVYMDEPSTGLDPASRSNLWNVVKRAKQDRAIILTTHSMEEAEYLCDRLGIFVSGGLQCVGNPKELKARYGGSYVFTMTTSINDEHEVEQMVRRLSPNAERTYHMAGTQKFEMPKHEVSMADVFHAVEVAKSRFPVYAWGLSDTTLEDVFIKVANSAQEFHTLT; from the exons ATGGCGGATTCCGATGCATCGCCTCACACGGCAGCTTTCTGGATTCAGGCTGATGCTTTGCTCAGGAAGAACTTAACTTATCAG AAACGAAACATCAGTGCGAATTGCAGGCTAATCTCATTTCCATTCGTGCTCTGTATCCTCCTTATCATCACTCAAACACTAGTTGACAATCAAATAAGCAAAGATAGTAACGTGTGCGGTTGTCAGTGTATCGATACAAATGGAGATGGAACGTGTGAGAGAGTGTGTGGTTTACAATACTCAGATGTGGATCAAGCCCCTAGTTGTTCTGTTCCTAGTCCACCCAAGTGGCCTCCTCTGTTACAGGTTCCGGGTCCTCAATATCGTGCCGTCAGAAGTGCTTCTGATTCTCTTAGTGATTTTCCGGACGAGTCTTGTAGACAAAACGGCAGCTGTCCTGTTTCTCTTCTTATCACCGGAACTAATATGGCTTTTGGACGAA GTTTGGCTGAGATGATGTTCGCAGCTCCTTCCATTCTTAATTCCACCAACAGTGTGCTG GGTTCAAATTCAGAACCTCAACAGGACAATTTTCTTGATCCTGCTTTCGCCGAGGGTTCTCTCTATAACATTCAAAGTCAGTGCACACCGCCTTCTACATTCAATGTTTCTGTTCCCCTTCTTCCGGATGCTTCCTTCCAAAATG TGACCACATGTGTTCGAAGTATAAGTTTGTGGCGCAATAGTTCTTCGGAGATAAATGATCAGATATACCGGGGCTATGAAAAAGGCAATGCAGAGAGGACGTATAACGAGATACTTGGAG CCTATGATTTCTTAAACTCCGATgccaataattttaatgtgaatGTGTGGTACAATGCCACCTACAAGGATTCTAGCGATGGGGAAACCTACTTGGTGCGGTTACCACGTGCAGTAAATCTG GTATCGAATGCCTATCTTCAGTCGTTAGGATCTGGTGCTAAAATGATATTAGACTTTGTCAAAGAAATGCCTAAAACTTCAACAAAGCTCAAGCTGGATATCGCATCTCTTCTTGGCACTCTCTTCTTTACATGGGTTGTCATACAACTGTTTCCG GTGGTGTTGACAGCACTGGTTTATGAGAAACAACAGAAACTACGGATCATGATGAAAATGCATGGGCTTGGAGATGGGCCTTATTGGATGATTTCTTATATGTATTTTCTTGCTATATCTGCACTATACATGTTCGTTTTTGTGGCATTTGGGTCACTAGTAG GTTTGAAATTCTTCACACTGAACGACTACTTCATccaatttgtgttttatttccTCTATATAAACCTGCAAATTTCCTTGGCGTTCCTGGTCTCCGCATTCTTTTCGAATGTCAAGACTGCTACAG TTGTAGGCTATATATGTGTCTTTGGAACTGGGCTTTTAGGTGGCTTTCTTTTCCAGTCCTTCGTTGAAGACGCTTCATTCCCAA AGGGATGGATCATATTCATGGAGTTGTATCCTGGTTTCGCTCTATATCGTGGCTTGTACGAGTTTGCAGAGTATTCCTTACAAGGCAACTCCATGGGGACTGATGGCATGAAGTGGGGAAATTTGAGTGATAGTGAAAATGGGATGAGCGACGTGATGATTATCATGCTTCTTGAATGGTTGGCGGTGCTTTGTATAGCCTATTATGTGGATCAAATTTTTGCATCTGGGAgtggaaaaaatccaaaatatttattgcAAAAGTTTCGGAAGAAGCGTCCATCATCTTTTCGGAAGCCTAGTTTGGGCAGGCAGGCATCTAAAGTTTTTGTTGATATGGATAAACCTGATGTCATTCAGGAG AGGGAGAAGGTCGAGCAGATACTGCTGGAACCAACAACAACTCATTCAATCGTCTGTGACAACCTGAGAAAGGTGTATCCCGGAAGGGATGGAAATCCAGAGAAATTGGCAGTGAGAGGATTATCTCTCGCTATACCTCGAGGGGAGTGCTTCGGCATGCTTGGTCCAAATGGTGCAGGGAAAACCTCGTTTATTAGTATG ATGATTGGGCTCACAACACCCAGCACGGGGACAGCATATGTCGAGGGCTTAGACATACGGACTCAAATGGATTGGGTATATACCAGCATGGGCGTTTGCCCGCAGCACGA CTTGCTGTGGGAAACTCTGACGGGAAGAGAACACCTGCTATTTTATGGCCGACTAAAGAACCTAAAAGGCGCTGCTTTGAAAAGA GCAGTGGAAGACTCTCTTAAGAGCGTCAACCTATTTAACGGAGGGGTTGCTGACAAACAAGCTGGGAAATACAGTGGAGGTATGAAGAGGAGGCTTAGCGTTGCCATATCACTGATTGGAGATCCCAAA GTTGTTTATATGGATGAACCCAGTACTGGATTAGATCCAGCTTCAAGAAGCAATTTATGGAATGTTGTGAAGCGTGCAAAGCAAGACCGAGCAATTATTCTGACCA CACATTCAATGGAAGAGGCAGAGTACCTGTGTGATAGGCTGGGGATTTTTGTTAGCGGAGGCTTACAGTGCGTAGGAAACCCAAAAGAG CTGAAGGCTAGATATGGAGGATCTTACGTGTTCACAATGACGACATCTATAAACGACGAGCATGAGGTGGAGCAGATGGTTCGGCGTCTCTCCCCCAACGCCGAAAGAACATACCATATGGCTGGAACCCAGAAGTTTGAGATGCCAAAACATGAGGTCAGCATGGCAGATGTATTCCATGCAGTCGAGGTTGCAAAGAGCAGGTTCCCGGTTTATGCATGGGGCTTGTCGGATACCACCTTAGAAGACGTCTTCATCAAGGTGGCGAATTCAGCCCAAGAATTCCACACGCTTACATGA